The region gcacccgagcattttggtgctcgctcatctctagttaaaatgacATCAGAGAGGTGCACATTCAGAGACATGGACCTATGTAAAAACTGGTATATATTAACTATATGCAATATAGTTTTATGGGTCCTTACTTAGAGAGTGCTGATGTGCTGGGCAGGGCCATGGCCTCAAATTGCCGCCTTTCCCTAATGCATCACCTAATCCAATAACCTGAAGGGCTATTAAAatttgcatgcgtaatatgccGTGAACTGAActgattgatttcagtgggttcattcacatgaccgtatttcgCACAAGTATTTAGTTTGAGTAAAAAAACTTGTCTTACATATACTGCGCACAGAATTAGCACAAGttaaactaccgtgtttccccgaaaataagacagtgtcttatattaatttttgttcaaaaaggtctaccttttttacatgtatagctgcctggacactatttaaattgactttttaaattaactgttagcagggcttaattttgaagtagggcttatatttaaagcattctcaaaaagcctgaaaaatcattttgcatcctcaaaaattctggaaaatcatgctatgtcttattttcagggtatgtcttattttcagggaaacagggtaaataAACTTAAATTGCCCATTGTAATTGAATTGCCTCCATTTAGTCTTTAGGTTCCATAACTgcacagtaaaatgaaaaaaaaatatatatatatatatatttttttttagctgtatTCTGGTTTTAAATGAAACAGGCATTGGTACTGATCATAATCCAGCAGTGGGATTTTCTTTGTAATGATATTAATTCCACTTCCCTCTCTAAGTTTTCTCATCTGTCTGGTATTTTCATGTAATTGAATAAGCTCTAGAGTCCAGAGATAATGCAATACTTATTAAGCGGCTAATAATGGCATTTGGctgaattgggaaaaaaaatctaactgtAAAGATAGTAAAGATTGCAGATAGGAGCGGGCTGCTGCAAAACAGTTGTGAATCATTAGTCTCCTCTTCTTTACCTTTAAAGTAATGACCAGCAGCTTGGCATTTAGATAATGTGCTTCTTTATGCTACCTCAATGCCCGTTATCTTAACAAGAGAGAAGAGGAAATAAGATTTCACAGTGGTTTAAAATTGCTTTCACGCAAGGCAGTGACACTATTGTTTATAGCAATCAGTCAGCACTATCATAGGACACACCACTGACTTTAGGGTCTCGGGGGTTAGTAGACAGCAAAATGTCATCATTCGTGAACACTGGTTTTATCATGGGCTGCATAAAACTGATTCATCTCAAAAGAAATGCTGGCTGACATGAAAACGGCAAAGAAAATTTTTAGCAGTCTACGAATATGTGAGGGACAAGTATTTGTCTACATATCCACCACGTAACTTTTTAAAGTGACAAAAAGCATACCCGACGTTTATGACAACTTTttagaaaaagcagtagtgtgtgtacatgagggccaacactatttctgaccattatataatttgtattctgcatttttcaccagttttttttcctctgcagggTCTTTCTAATTTTCAGTCTTCCATAAGCTAGTGGGTGGAGACTGTCATGCCCCataaactgcatatacagatgACATTAGGGAagaactgagcagtgtagatgtgattccagtagttgTGAAACAGTAAAACACATATTAGCTGTAGCAACATCTCTTCTCTTGCCctctccatagacctctatgggtagAATGTAATCTGCTCTTGCTTTCTAAGATGGATTTAAGCAGTTCTTCAGAGTGAGTGAACAGTTGGAAGGGGGTGAGCCTGATCAAtggagaaagaagcatttttctctGATAAGATAATACTAAGTTTCTTATATTCACCCGTACTACTGATTtaatgcaaagtttgttgaaaaaTTAATGACCATTTCAAGTAAACGTCTACTTTTTAACAGCAGTTTTTAATATCAAATTGTGTTCTGATACATTTTCCTACTATACTGTATACCGGTGTTTCTGCTACAATGTTATAAATTCCCTGCATAGATGTAAAtttacatagtatgctaggctgaaaaaaggcaaatgtccatccagttcagcctgtttccacccccatcCTTACTGTTGATCCatgggaaagcaaaaaaaaaaaccaatgaggcagaagccaatttgccccattttggggggaaaaattccttcccgacttgagcttaaaggggtattcccattttagtTTTCATGGCTTAGATGGCAAAATCTGGCCCCATTTCTGATGACTTGTTGGAAATCACTAAGCTCTTCAGCCCAACGCAGTTTCTGTAGCTCTCGTTGAAGTGGTTGAGAGCTACGGAAATACTGTAGAGCAGCACGCAATGCCATTTCCGTAATTCACTGAGTTATGGAAGCAGTATAGAGTGCTGTgtaatgctgtttctgtaacttccattcacttcaatgagcgcTACGGAAACCGCATTGGGCTTTAGCGCTTAGCTGATTCCTTAGGCTCCGGTGGGGGGCCAGCATTTATTGCAGCAGCTTCCCATCTGGGCTATGAAAACCCGAAATGGGAATGCCTCTTTAAATAATAAAATTCCAGCAGCTAGTAGCTGCCAGAAGAGGGAAATTAAGAGAATCCTACAATATTGTACAGTGTTGCTGTCATGTACAATGTAGAAGTAGTTTGCAGCGAGCGCCATCCAGTGGCAGCTGTGATGTAATCTAGATCTGTGGGGAGGATTTAGCGCCATCAGATTAAAAAAAGCTCTGACAGCAATAAAAATATGTTTAGTTACTACATTGAGTGATCGGTCCCATCCCTACTACTAATATGACAAGGACTGTCAACAGAGGAATGAACTAAACATTTTATCTGCCAAGCTTTCTGATCTGTGACTTGGGCATGTGTTGAAATAGTATAGTGATAGTACTGCCAATAGTCAGGGGTCAAATAGTCACAACCAAATATAACAAGCATCATATTACTATTTACAATTAGTAGAATTGGAGCTTAATTCAGGTTGACTATTTGAATGATTTTGTTTAAAAGACGGGCACTAAAAAAAGTTTGTGTTTTTCAGGCTTCACCACTTGAGGAAATGCATCAGGATGTAGATGAGAAAAACCTGTCTTTTACGTGCGATTCAGAGGACATCAAGCCAAGGGTAGACAACTCTGATTCGATAGAAGATGGCCAGTGCACATCACTGGATGAAGATGAACCGGATGAGTCCATTCCTAGCATACGCCATGTGAAAGAAAACGATAAAATGCACTCAGAACCTATTTCCATTGACTCATTCCCCCACGTCCGAAAAGAGAGTTCCAGTTTAGCCGATGATGAACCAGAAACACTCCTAGAAAGCCCAACTGTACTAAAAGCAGAGCGTTGCAAGCAAGAATTGCCAGATTCATCAGAAAGGGAAGTACGGGAAGGACATTACAACACGTTTCCCTCAATTCAGGTCCAACTGCAGCACGAAATCCATGTGGAAGATGAAAAATTACCAGATATGCCAGATTATATTGCTAATTGTACAGTCAAGATGGATCCACTGGGTTCTGAGGACCTTAAAAACCCTCTGGACAGCAACGTTTTACAGAATGCATTGAAGCAGAATCCTAGAGTCTACTTGGTTCAGACTCTGGACATGTTGAAAGAGAAGGAtacttcatcatcatcatccaatgACGAATCATCATTCAGTTACACACCTCTGCTTTATTCAAGGGGAAACCCAGGAATAATGTCTCCATTAGCAAAAAAGAAGCTTTTGTCACAGGTTAGCGGGGCTTCACAAACTGGAAGTTACCCTTATGGCTCACCCCCACCgctaattagcaaaaaaaaattaaattccaaaATGGAGGTATCTCAACCGTTTGCGCAAACCCATCAGGTATTGAACTCTGAAACAGTGGCCATTAACAGACCATCTGTGATACAACACGTTCAAAGTTTTAAGCAAAAAACAGCAGATGACAAAAAGAGTTTAAGTGACCTGTACAAAAGTAGTACTTTAAGCAAAACAGACTCTTACCGTAGTGAGTTTGCCAAGCAGCATCAGAGTGTGTTGGCAGAGTCCTACTCCTTGAAGTCCAGTATGCTTGAATGCAAAGAGCAAATGGCTGAGAAAAGGGCTGCACACAATTCCAATGTACCAGCCTTTTTGGCCGAATTTTACTCATCACCTCATCTGCATAGGCTTTACCGACAAACAGAGCACCATCTTCATAATGAACATTCATCAAAATACCATCCTCGGGAAATGTATAGAGAAAGTGAAAATATGTCCACACACAAACATCATGAGAAACTTCACTACCATCACGCGGTACATCAACAAGAAAAACAGAATGTGTCAAACCATATGGATGACCAGCCGACTGATTTGAGCCTTCCAAAATCTATGCACAAGCACACTTCAAAAATGCCAGGAACCAACCTCTCTCATCATTTGGTACAGCAAGAAAGCAAAACCCACAGTCCATTTCAAGTTCCAAACAGTAAGGCTATTGGCATAGACTGTAACCCAAAAGCCTGTAGAGTTTCACCAATGCCGATACAAGTATCAAAAAGGCACGCAGAATTGGTTCACAGGTCCATTAAAACTCACGGTGTAAGACTTGATAACCTAAGGAAGATGGAAGCCACTGTTCATCCAATCACGGTTGGTAAAGCCAGTCCTCAGAACTTTGGGGCCTCACGATCTTTGAAAAGAAATCTAGAGGACATGGACAGCCCTATCTGTGAGAAAAAAATAAGAGCAGTGTCTCCTCTAAATATACCAAAGGAGATATCGGGTCAAGAGGGTGAAAGCAGCAAATCACTGCATGACATTCATTCTGGTAGTATGATGGAGAGTCACAAATATCCACTATCAACACCAGTCTTTACCGGGATCTATCCCGGAGGCTTATGTAGTGGGCTTAGCACGCGCATACCACCTGCCTATTCCCATCCACTGCATTACTTGAAAAACCAGAGTGTGCTTTCACCACTAATGCAACCCTTAGCTCTTCATTCCTTGATGATGCAAAGACAATATCTAACCAACTCCACTAACTCTCAGCAGCTATATAGACATTTGGCTTCAGCCACCCCAGTAGGATCTTCATATGGTGACCTACTACACAACAACCTTTATCCTTTAACAGCTATCAACCCACAGTCTTcttttccttcctcccagctATCATCTGTACACCCCAGCACAAAACTTTAAGCAATGTCCccatggcgaaaaaaaaaaaaaaaatcatcaaattGTCAATACTTTAGCTACATTCCTTGCCTAGCACAAATATTATGCATAAAAAACGCTCTCTTACTGTGTGAGACGCACTGTAACTCTACATGTAACATATTCGAGGTAAGAACAATGGAGTCAAGGTCACACTTTGTGTTATTTTAGTTTTATGATGGAAACAGCTTGCACAAAAAACAGCACCTGGTGTACTCAGTACATTGGTgacagaaggtaaaaaaaaaaccaagaaataaaaacaactaaaaaaagcTGGAATATCGTAGGGTCAGATGTCACAACGTACTCTAGACAatgcttttgcttttttttttcttttttttttttgactgttaAAGGTTCAATCAATGCAATGTATAGTTACAAGTAAATTTACAAGTAAATTTTAACACTATAATGGCAGAGGAAAGTTAAACACTGTTTATTCAACTGTATATATCTGCCAGTGTCACTGTCTGTTCTATTAATTTATATGGAATAAGCCCTCGGTTGAtttctttgcttttttaaaaatctttttgttttttattaaacagTTGTGTGTTAACGGCAAGGTCATTTTCAGAGGCTGATTTTGTGTGTGTTGTCAGGATTCGAACTTTTTAAGAAGCAGCTTTTTACTATTCATACATATACATGGAAACACATCTTACTCATTCATTATACCCAAGAGTGTGTTCTTGGGGTATCGGTATACTTAACCGAAAATGCCTatcaaaaaaaatgaaacattagCTTGTAagaattttttctgtttttctttcctGTTAATGCTTTGTGTTCCTTACTGTTACAGCATGGAAGTTACTTTAGTGCCCATCTCATTTTATTTACAAGGTGGTTGTTTCGAATGAGCACATAGTAGAGTTGCCAACACATGAACCCTAAAGAGTTGAACATTTTGAGTTCTGCCCCCATTCTACTTATGAACTCCCTGGAACAGCCCCAGGCAACTTACTATAAACTCTGGGCCCTCCAGTTAAAGGGAATAATAAGGTGTTTATGGACTTCTGTTtcgcaatccccccccccccccccctcctgtcaaCAGTGGTGTAATAGAAGAATGTCATCAATGTATCGGGATGTGAAAACTGAggtttttcttgcagattttacatttttttgtgtgtatgtGACACTGTGTGATATCACAGTAATAATATCACCCAGAATATGCCAATTTTAAGGTtacaattagggatgagcgagcatactcgctatgggcaattgctcaagcgagccttgcccttagcgagtacctgcccactcgagaaaaaaggttcgggtgccggcggcgggcagggagctgctcgggagagcggggaggaacggaagggagatctctctccccccgcttccctctactgactgctgcaactcaccgctcccctgcgccggcactcgaacctttcctctcgagcgggcaggtactagctaagggcagtgctcgctcaagcaattgcccttaacgagtatactcgctcatctctagttacaatattAAAGTGGTTGTGTCAAGTTATGAAGTTTTCCGTTTTCCAACAGAAAAGTGGATAACTTTGTAAATTGGTAGGGGTCCGAATACTGGGACACCCATCGATCTCAAGACCTGGGGTTTTGTCGGTTTCCGAGTAAATGGAACAGAGGTCGTGCAGGTGGACATTAGATAGTTCAGTTGTTTCAGCAATCTCTagcgctgtcattgaagtgaatggagtggtggagcGCCTGTGtaactactg is a window of Eleutherodactylus coqui strain aEleCoq1 chromosome 4, aEleCoq1.hap1, whole genome shotgun sequence DNA encoding:
- the ARID5B gene encoding AT-rich interactive domain-containing protein 5B isoform X1, whose protein sequence is MEPNSVKWVGSPCGLHGPYIFYKAFQFHLEDRPRILSLGDFFLVRCKPEDPICIAELQLLWEERTSKQLLSSSKLYFLPEDTPLGRNTDHGEDEVIAVSEKVIVKVEDLTKWAQSDYSIWKCGLRALPLKLKEPGKNGQKECILKNRQSTLNSGLNFKDVFKEKAELGEDENEANVMVLSYPQYCRYRSILKRIQAKPSSVLADQFVQALGGIPIINKNTKILYCRDTFDHPTLIDNESVCDEFAPNLKGRPRKKKQCPQRRDSVNGVKDASNICDGKTVAKVKCEIKAVLPKAKTANGNCKKISTEDKVNVAAAAEGCKTEECKADEQAFLVELYKYMKERKTPIERIPYLGFKQINLWTMFQAAQKLGGYETITARRQWKHIYDELGGNPGSTSAATCTRRHYERLILPYERFIKGEEDKPLPPVKPRKPESNSPDVDIKTKICSAKRIKHEGQRSKREKDGAAKAEDSEASPLEEMHQDVDEKNLSFTCDSEDIKPRVDNSDSIEDGQCTSLDEDEPDESIPSIRHVKENDKMHSEPISIDSFPHVRKESSSLADDEPETLLESPTVLKAERCKQELPDSSEREVREGHYNTFPSIQVQLQHEIHVEDEKLPDMPDYIANCTVKMDPLGSEDLKNPLDSNVLQNALKQNPRVYLVQTLDMLKEKDTSSSSSNDESSFSYTPLLYSRGNPGIMSPLAKKKLLSQVSGASQTGSYPYGSPPPLISKKKLNSKMEVSQPFAQTHQVLNSETVAINRPSVIQHVQSFKQKTADDKKSLSDLYKSSTLSKTDSYRSEFAKQHQSVLAESYSLKSSMLECKEQMAEKRAAHNSNVPAFLAEFYSSPHLHRLYRQTEHHLHNEHSSKYHPREMYRESENMSTHKHHEKLHYHHAVHQQEKQNVSNHMDDQPTDLSLPKSMHKHTSKMPGTNLSHHLVQQESKTHSPFQVPNSKAIGIDCNPKACRVSPMPIQVSKRHAELVHRSIKTHGVRLDNLRKMEATVHPITVGKASPQNFGASRSLKRNLEDMDSPICEKKIRAVSPLNIPKEISGQEGESSKSLHDIHSGSMMESHKYPLSTPVFTGIYPGGLCSGLSTRIPPAYSHPLHYLKNQSVLSPLMQPLALHSLMMQRQYLTNSTNSQQLYRHLASATPVGSSYGDLLHNNLYPLTAINPQSSFPSSQLSSVHPSTKL
- the ARID5B gene encoding AT-rich interactive domain-containing protein 5B isoform X2: MAPNLKGRPRKKKQCPQRRDSVNGVKDASNICDGKTVAKVKCEIKAVLPKAKTANGNCKKISTEDKVNVAAAAEGCKTEECKADEQAFLVELYKYMKERKTPIERIPYLGFKQINLWTMFQAAQKLGGYETITARRQWKHIYDELGGNPGSTSAATCTRRHYERLILPYERFIKGEEDKPLPPVKPRKPESNSPDVDIKTKICSAKRIKHEGQRSKREKDGAAKAEDSEASPLEEMHQDVDEKNLSFTCDSEDIKPRVDNSDSIEDGQCTSLDEDEPDESIPSIRHVKENDKMHSEPISIDSFPHVRKESSSLADDEPETLLESPTVLKAERCKQELPDSSEREVREGHYNTFPSIQVQLQHEIHVEDEKLPDMPDYIANCTVKMDPLGSEDLKNPLDSNVLQNALKQNPRVYLVQTLDMLKEKDTSSSSSNDESSFSYTPLLYSRGNPGIMSPLAKKKLLSQVSGASQTGSYPYGSPPPLISKKKLNSKMEVSQPFAQTHQVLNSETVAINRPSVIQHVQSFKQKTADDKKSLSDLYKSSTLSKTDSYRSEFAKQHQSVLAESYSLKSSMLECKEQMAEKRAAHNSNVPAFLAEFYSSPHLHRLYRQTEHHLHNEHSSKYHPREMYRESENMSTHKHHEKLHYHHAVHQQEKQNVSNHMDDQPTDLSLPKSMHKHTSKMPGTNLSHHLVQQESKTHSPFQVPNSKAIGIDCNPKACRVSPMPIQVSKRHAELVHRSIKTHGVRLDNLRKMEATVHPITVGKASPQNFGASRSLKRNLEDMDSPICEKKIRAVSPLNIPKEISGQEGESSKSLHDIHSGSMMESHKYPLSTPVFTGIYPGGLCSGLSTRIPPAYSHPLHYLKNQSVLSPLMQPLALHSLMMQRQYLTNSTNSQQLYRHLASATPVGSSYGDLLHNNLYPLTAINPQSSFPSSQLSSVHPSTKL